From Halotia branconii CENA392, the proteins below share one genomic window:
- a CDS encoding DUF1622 domain-containing protein has protein sequence MKKEGSQDSLINVILPLALILGLALLLSLNMEGGGESGVTTPLETWLKVIVGYLAAGTEIAAAVVIGAAVIKGITAYLRLLFSRAKQHFDATEAIRLQLGRVLALGLEFTVASDILRTAVAPTRQDILNLGAIVLLRTLLNYFLEREIQQGEQRRLQQRSTIENVG, from the coding sequence TGAAAAAAGAGGGATCACAAGATTCATTAATTAATGTGATATTGCCTTTAGCACTCATACTAGGGCTAGCTCTACTTTTGAGTTTGAATATGGAAGGTGGAGGAGAAAGCGGGGTAACTACTCCTTTAGAGACATGGCTCAAAGTCATTGTTGGTTATTTAGCAGCAGGGACAGAAATTGCCGCAGCAGTTGTGATTGGTGCAGCAGTAATCAAAGGCATTACTGCTTATTTGCGATTGTTATTCTCTCGCGCCAAACAACATTTTGATGCCACAGAAGCAATTCGTTTACAATTAGGGCGAGTGCTGGCATTAGGATTGGAATTTACTGTCGCCAGCGATATTTTACGGACGGCAGTAGCACCTACTCGCCAAGATATTCTCAATTTGGGAGCGATCGTTCTACTACGAACCTTGTTGAATTATTTCTTAGAGCGCGAAATTCAGCAGGGAGAACAACGCCGTTTACAACAAAGATCAACTATTGAAAACGTAGGATAA